In Marinomonas posidonica IVIA-Po-181, a single window of DNA contains:
- a CDS encoding DUF6691 family protein: MYAVITFLSGLLFGLGLALSEMTNPAVVIGFLDIFGDWNPSLIAVMVSAIAVGMIGYRIKNTRFQPYFANQWQIPNLKHIDQKLILGASTFGIGWGLSGYCPGPGLTALINNPMEGVYFVGALIIGSAIHHLQNRFIQK, from the coding sequence ATGTACGCAGTGATTACCTTTCTATCTGGATTACTATTTGGCTTAGGTCTAGCCCTGTCAGAAATGACCAATCCAGCGGTGGTTATTGGCTTTCTAGACATCTTCGGTGACTGGAATCCTTCTTTGATCGCGGTTATGGTCAGCGCTATTGCTGTTGGCATGATCGGCTATAGGATCAAAAACACACGTTTTCAACCTTACTTTGCCAATCAATGGCAAATTCCTAATTTAAAGCACATTGATCAAAAATTGATTCTCGGTGCCAGTACATTTGGTATTGGTTGGGGGTTGAGCGGATACTGCCCTGGACCAGGATTAACCGCGTTAATCAACAACCCAATGGAAGGCGTATACTTTGTTGGCGCATTGATTATTGGTAGTGCCATTCATCATTTACAGAATCGATTCATACAGAAATAA
- a CDS encoding DUF6942 family protein produces the protein MHGLWLGQKVNTANYLFVLPNEPKLDESTLPSSHSVNQLIELNGNHWRKILTIMAKLTSDDPDQWREHRDLSLFDEVGVVFNAKEVMSIAHKATAIFIVGLKLREQWPVLEASVSVGQDAWVKPPYVWCPYLDYRQFPNALISELRETLLETL, from the coding sequence ATGCACGGGTTATGGCTCGGCCAAAAAGTAAATACGGCTAACTATCTGTTTGTGTTGCCAAACGAACCCAAACTAGATGAAAGTACTTTGCCTTCATCACACAGTGTTAATCAGTTGATTGAACTTAATGGCAATCACTGGCGTAAAATACTTACTATCATGGCGAAGTTGACGTCAGATGATCCTGATCAATGGCGTGAACACAGGGATTTAAGTCTATTTGACGAGGTTGGGGTCGTTTTTAATGCAAAGGAAGTAATGTCCATTGCACATAAAGCAACCGCTATCTTTATTGTTGGTCTTAAATTACGAGAACAATGGCCTGTGTTAGAGGCTAGTGTGTCGGTGGGTCAGGATGCTTGGGTTAAGCCGCCATATGTTTGGTGTCCATATTTAGATTACCGCCAATTTCCAAATGCATTAATTTCAGAGTTAAGAGAGACCTTGTTGGAGACGTTATAA
- the cobO gene encoding cob(I)yrinic acid a,c-diamide adenosyltransferase produces the protein MAKVIKDSEQHKNRMQAIKKHVDKRIEKAQEDKGTFVLLTGNGKGKSSSALGMIARALGHGLNVGVVQFLKGEWNTGEIDFFRQQQNVQWEIMPSGFTWETQNRQADIESSEQAWLLAETMLADESIDLVVLDELTYLLHYEYLDEDRVLKALMQRPDNQHLVVTGRGASDALVELADTVSEIKEVKHAFKRGIKAQKGLEF, from the coding sequence ATGGCGAAGGTAATTAAAGACTCAGAACAACATAAAAATCGCATGCAAGCGATTAAAAAACACGTCGATAAGCGAATCGAAAAAGCGCAGGAAGACAAAGGAACCTTTGTTCTATTAACGGGGAATGGCAAAGGTAAGTCCAGTTCTGCACTTGGTATGATTGCTCGAGCGCTTGGTCATGGCTTAAATGTTGGTGTGGTGCAATTTTTAAAAGGTGAATGGAATACCGGTGAAATTGACTTTTTTCGTCAACAACAAAATGTGCAGTGGGAAATCATGCCGTCGGGGTTTACTTGGGAGACGCAAAACCGTCAAGCAGACATTGAATCGTCTGAACAAGCTTGGCTGCTTGCTGAAACCATGTTAGCCGATGAGAGTATTGATTTAGTTGTCTTGGATGAGCTGACCTACTTGTTGCATTATGAATATTTGGATGAAGACAGGGTGTTGAAGGCCTTGATGCAGCGTCCTGATAATCAGCATCTTGTCGTGACCGGAAGAGGGGCATCCGATGCACTGGTTGAGCTGGCGGATACGGTTAGTGAAATTAAGGAAGTGAAACATGCTTTCAAACGAGGCATTAAAGCCCAGAAAGGGCTAGAATTCTAG
- the metH gene encoding methionine synthase, translated as MTKSVSYSVLEQRLSENVLILDGAMGTMIQAYKLEEQDYRGERFADWQSDLKGNNDLLSITQPNIIKEIHAQYLSAGADIIETNTFNANFISMLDYHMEDLSYELNYQSARLAREMADEYTAKNPTKPRFVAGAVGPTSRTCTISPDVNDPGFRNIHFDELVEAYTTAVDGLIKGGVDIILIETIFDTLNAKAAIYAVLDYFDTTGVRYPIMISGTITDASGRTLSGQTTEAFWNSVAHAKPISVGLNCALGPKELRQYVEELSRIADTHVSAHPNAGLPNAFGEYDESPEEMLAEIQGWVDSGFLNILGGCCGTAPEHIATFANAFSDATPRLIPEIEKACRLSGLEPFNIDGNSLFVNVGERTNVTGSAMFKRLIKEGDFDTALDVARLQVENGAQIIDINMDEGMLDSQAAMERFLKLIASEPDISRVPIMLDSSKWEILEAGLKWIQGKGVVNSISIKEGEEKFKEQAKKLMKYGAAVIVMAFDEAGQADTRQRKIEICRRSYKILVEEIGFPAQDIIFDPNIFAIATGIEEHNRYALDFIEATGDITRELPYAKVSGGVSNVSFSFRGNNPVREAIHAVFLYHAIKQGMTMGIVNAGQLALYEDIPPKLRDAVEDAVLNRTPDATDNLLAIAGEFAGTGEVAEKETQEWRGLPVSDRLSHALVKGITEFIDEDTEEARQHFDRPLEVIEGPLMDGMGIVGDLFGSGKMFLPQVVKSARVMKKAVAYLMPFIEEEKARNMDTASSSNGKIVMATVKGDVHDIGKNIVGVVLQCNNFEVVDLGVMVSSETILRTAKEQGAHLIGLSGLITPSLDEMVHVAKEMERQHFDLPVMIGGATTSKAHTAVKIEQNYKRNQVVHVTNASRSVGVASTLLSKDESKRQAFIEDIQSDYEKTRIRYKDRAKAGRRVSIDKARQNKAPVTFEHQVVRPKQLGVTVLTEKDIDLGVVKDYIDWTPFFQTWELAGAYPRILSDAVVGEEATRVYQDALVMLDQVIESASLQARAVVGLFPANQVGDDDIEIYADDTRQEVIETLSFLRIQNELTAPGKYNHSLADFIAPKESGVTDYMGAFACAAGYGIASLVEQYEADHDDYNSIMIKAVADRLAEATAEYLHEKVRMELWAYAPTETLTNEQLIKEKYQGIRPAPGYPACPDHTEKSKLWSLLQAEARIGMQLTESFAMLPTAAVSGWYFAHPDASYFGVGKIGPDQVEEYAERKNMTKEDAERWLAPNLGYDPEDDRV; from the coding sequence GTGACTAAGTCTGTTTCGTATTCTGTTCTTGAGCAGCGTCTATCTGAAAACGTATTGATTTTGGATGGCGCGATGGGAACCATGATTCAAGCTTATAAGCTTGAAGAGCAGGATTATCGAGGCGAACGTTTTGCAGACTGGCAAAGCGACTTAAAAGGTAACAATGACTTATTGTCGATTACTCAACCTAACATCATCAAAGAAATACATGCTCAGTATCTTTCAGCGGGTGCTGACATTATTGAAACTAATACCTTTAATGCCAACTTCATTTCCATGTTGGATTACCACATGGAAGACCTGAGTTACGAGCTTAACTATCAATCGGCTCGATTGGCCCGAGAAATGGCCGATGAATATACCGCTAAGAATCCAACGAAACCACGCTTTGTCGCTGGCGCAGTAGGACCCACTAGTCGGACTTGTACCATTTCCCCAGACGTCAATGATCCAGGTTTTCGTAATATTCATTTTGATGAGTTGGTAGAGGCTTATACCACAGCGGTCGATGGTTTAATCAAGGGTGGTGTCGACATCATTTTAATTGAAACCATTTTCGATACTTTGAACGCTAAAGCGGCGATTTATGCTGTGTTGGATTACTTCGATACAACGGGCGTGCGTTACCCAATTATGATTTCGGGCACGATTACAGATGCTTCTGGACGTACGTTATCGGGTCAAACGACTGAAGCGTTTTGGAATTCAGTCGCGCATGCAAAGCCCATTTCTGTCGGCTTGAATTGTGCGTTGGGACCAAAAGAGTTACGCCAATATGTTGAAGAACTATCTCGAATTGCAGACACCCATGTCTCCGCTCACCCAAATGCAGGTTTGCCGAATGCCTTTGGCGAATACGATGAATCGCCTGAAGAAATGCTGGCGGAAATCCAAGGCTGGGTCGATTCGGGTTTTCTTAACATCCTTGGTGGTTGTTGTGGTACCGCCCCTGAACATATTGCAACTTTCGCCAACGCATTTTCTGATGCAACGCCACGCCTCATTCCTGAAATAGAAAAGGCGTGCCGTCTATCTGGACTGGAGCCCTTTAACATTGATGGCAATAGCTTGTTTGTTAACGTAGGGGAGCGTACCAATGTCACTGGATCTGCGATGTTCAAACGCCTCATTAAAGAAGGTGATTTTGATACGGCGCTGGATGTTGCAAGGCTGCAGGTTGAGAACGGTGCGCAAATCATCGACATCAACATGGATGAAGGCATGCTCGATTCGCAAGCGGCGATGGAGCGTTTTCTTAAGCTGATTGCTTCTGAGCCAGATATTTCTCGTGTGCCTATCATGTTGGATTCGTCCAAATGGGAGATTTTAGAAGCGGGCTTAAAATGGATTCAGGGTAAAGGGGTGGTTAATTCCATCAGCATCAAGGAGGGTGAGGAGAAGTTTAAAGAGCAAGCTAAAAAACTGATGAAATATGGTGCGGCGGTGATTGTTATGGCCTTTGATGAAGCTGGGCAAGCCGACACCCGCCAGCGTAAAATTGAAATATGCCGTCGCTCTTACAAGATTTTGGTCGAGGAAATTGGCTTTCCGGCACAAGACATTATTTTTGATCCTAATATTTTTGCCATCGCCACTGGTATCGAAGAACACAATCGTTACGCGTTGGATTTCATCGAAGCGACAGGGGATATTACCCGTGAACTGCCTTATGCCAAAGTATCGGGTGGTGTATCGAATGTGTCTTTTTCGTTTCGTGGCAATAATCCTGTTCGTGAAGCCATTCATGCTGTGTTTTTATACCATGCGATCAAGCAAGGTATGACAATGGGCATTGTCAATGCGGGTCAGTTGGCCTTGTATGAAGACATTCCGCCCAAATTACGTGATGCGGTTGAGGATGCCGTGCTCAATCGCACTCCTGATGCTACCGACAATTTATTGGCCATTGCGGGAGAGTTTGCTGGAACCGGCGAAGTGGCCGAGAAAGAAACCCAAGAGTGGCGTGGTTTACCTGTGTCTGATCGACTCAGTCATGCATTAGTAAAAGGCATTACGGAGTTTATTGACGAGGATACGGAAGAAGCTCGTCAGCATTTTGATCGCCCATTAGAGGTGATTGAAGGGCCATTAATGGATGGCATGGGCATTGTCGGAGATCTTTTTGGCTCAGGTAAAATGTTTTTACCTCAGGTAGTGAAGTCGGCTCGCGTGATGAAAAAAGCCGTGGCTTATTTAATGCCTTTCATTGAAGAAGAAAAAGCCCGAAATATGGACACGGCTTCTTCCAGTAATGGCAAGATTGTGATGGCGACCGTCAAAGGAGATGTGCATGACATTGGCAAAAACATTGTTGGTGTGGTGTTGCAATGTAACAACTTTGAGGTTGTTGACCTAGGCGTAATGGTGTCTTCAGAAACCATTTTACGAACGGCGAAAGAGCAAGGTGCGCATTTGATAGGTTTGTCTGGCCTTATCACGCCATCGTTGGATGAAATGGTTCACGTTGCGAAAGAAATGGAGCGACAACATTTTGATTTGCCTGTGATGATAGGTGGGGCCACCACATCCAAAGCGCATACAGCGGTTAAAATTGAACAAAACTATAAGCGTAATCAGGTGGTCCATGTCACCAATGCGTCGCGCAGTGTTGGGGTGGCCAGCACCTTATTGAGCAAAGATGAATCGAAGCGTCAGGCCTTCATTGAGGACATTCAAAGCGATTATGAAAAGACTCGAATCCGATACAAGGACAGAGCCAAAGCAGGACGTCGTGTGTCCATTGATAAGGCCCGTCAAAACAAAGCCCCAGTCACCTTTGAACATCAAGTAGTACGGCCTAAGCAACTTGGTGTGACTGTGCTCACTGAAAAAGACATCGACCTTGGTGTGGTGAAAGACTACATAGATTGGACACCCTTTTTTCAAACTTGGGAGCTCGCGGGCGCTTACCCTCGAATTTTGTCAGATGCAGTGGTGGGAGAAGAAGCGACGCGAGTGTATCAGGATGCCTTGGTGATGCTGGATCAAGTGATTGAGAGCGCCAGTCTACAAGCGCGTGCTGTAGTGGGCTTATTTCCAGCCAATCAAGTAGGTGATGATGATATTGAAATTTACGCCGATGACACTCGCCAAGAAGTCATTGAGACATTGTCTTTTTTACGAATACAAAATGAACTCACAGCACCGGGTAAATACAATCACAGTTTAGCGGATTTTATTGCACCAAAAGAATCTGGCGTGACCGATTACATGGGCGCATTTGCTTGTGCGGCAGGTTACGGCATAGCGTCTTTGGTGGAACAGTACGAAGCGGATCATGATGATTATAATTCGATTATGATCAAAGCCGTGGCCGATCGACTGGCTGAAGCAACCGCGGAATATTTACACGAAAAAGTTCGTATGGAATTGTGGGCCTATGCGCCGACAGAAACATTAACCAATGAGCAATTAATCAAAGAAAAGTACCAAGGCATTCGACCTGCGCCTGGTTATCCTGCTTGTCCCGACCATACAGAAAAGAGCAAATTGTGGAGCCTTTTACAGGCTGAAGCACGTATTGGCATGCAATTAACAGAAAGTTTTGCCATGCTGCCTACCGCGGCCGTGAGCGGCTGGTATTTTGCACACCCTGATGCAAGCTATTTTGGGGTTGGTAAAATTGGGCCAGATCAGGTAGAAGAGTACGCAGAACGTAAAAACATGACAAAAGAAGATGCTGAGCGTTGGTTAGCGCCTAACCTCGGTTATGATCCTGAAGATGACAGAGTGTAA
- a CDS encoding ABC-F family ATPase: protein MLTTANITMQFGAKPLFENVSVKFGEGKRYGLIGANGCGKSTFMKILGGDLEPSAGNVSKDPNERLGKLKQDQFSYEAYSVIDTVIMGHTELWAIKSEKDAIYAKAEMTEEDGLRAGDLEAEFAEMDGYTADARAGELLLGVGIPTEQHYGLMSEVAPGLKLRVLLAQALFSDPDILLLDEPTNNLDINTIRWLEGVLVERTCTMIIISHDRHFLNSVCTNMADLDYGELRLFSGNYDEYMTAATQVRDRLLADNAKKKAQINELKSFVSRFSANASKSKQATSRAKQIDKIQLEEVKPSSRQNPFIRFEQEKKLHRLALQVENVAKTYDEKIFSDLNLMVEVGERIAVIGPNGIGKTTLLKCLVGDTELTHGEVNWSDNANIGYYAQDHAHEFEKDVDLLDWMGQWGQEGDDEQVIRGTLGRLLFSQNDIKKSVKVLSGGEQGRMLFGKLMLQKPNVLVMDEPTNHMDMESIESLNLALEHYPGTLLFVSHDREFVSSLATRIVEVTADGIVDFHGTYDEYLAKTNA from the coding sequence TTGTTAACAACAGCCAATATCACCATGCAATTTGGTGCAAAACCTCTATTCGAAAACGTCTCTGTAAAGTTTGGTGAAGGCAAACGTTATGGACTCATCGGTGCAAATGGTTGTGGTAAGTCCACCTTCATGAAAATTCTGGGTGGTGATTTAGAGCCAAGTGCGGGTAACGTTTCTAAAGATCCTAATGAGCGCTTGGGTAAACTGAAGCAGGATCAGTTTTCCTATGAAGCGTATTCAGTGATTGATACCGTCATCATGGGGCACACTGAACTTTGGGCGATTAAATCTGAAAAAGATGCCATCTATGCTAAAGCTGAAATGACTGAAGAAGATGGTTTGCGTGCAGGGGATTTGGAAGCCGAATTTGCCGAAATGGATGGTTATACTGCCGATGCTCGTGCCGGTGAGCTGTTGCTAGGCGTTGGCATTCCAACTGAGCAGCATTACGGTTTAATGAGTGAAGTTGCTCCAGGGTTGAAATTACGAGTGCTGTTGGCTCAGGCTTTGTTCTCCGATCCTGATATTTTGCTTCTAGACGAACCAACCAACAACTTGGACATCAATACGATTCGCTGGTTGGAAGGGGTGTTGGTCGAACGTACTTGTACCATGATCATTATTTCCCATGACCGTCACTTCCTAAATTCCGTATGCACCAATATGGCTGACTTGGATTATGGTGAATTGCGTTTATTCTCCGGTAACTATGATGAATATATGACGGCAGCGACTCAAGTTCGTGACCGTTTGCTGGCGGATAATGCGAAGAAGAAAGCGCAGATCAATGAACTTAAGTCTTTTGTCAGTCGTTTCTCTGCGAACGCGTCAAAATCTAAACAAGCGACGTCTCGTGCCAAACAAATTGATAAGATTCAACTTGAAGAGGTGAAGCCTTCTAGTCGTCAAAATCCATTTATTCGTTTCGAGCAAGAGAAAAAACTGCACCGTTTAGCCTTGCAAGTAGAGAATGTAGCCAAAACCTACGATGAGAAAATCTTCAGTGACTTGAACCTAATGGTAGAAGTGGGCGAGCGCATTGCGGTGATTGGTCCAAACGGTATTGGTAAAACAACTCTATTGAAATGTTTGGTTGGCGATACGGAATTAACTCATGGTGAGGTAAATTGGTCTGATAACGCCAATATTGGTTATTACGCTCAGGACCATGCGCATGAGTTTGAAAAAGATGTCGATCTATTAGATTGGATGGGGCAATGGGGACAAGAAGGGGATGATGAACAAGTCATTCGTGGTACATTGGGCCGTTTGTTGTTCTCTCAGAATGACATTAAGAAATCGGTTAAAGTCTTATCAGGTGGTGAACAAGGTCGTATGCTGTTTGGTAAATTGATGCTGCAAAAGCCGAACGTTCTTGTTATGGATGAACCGACAAACCACATGGACATGGAATCGATTGAATCCTTGAACCTTGCCCTTGAGCATTACCCAGGAACTTTGCTGTTTGTCAGCCATGACCGAGAGTTTGTTTCTTCTTTGGCGACGCGCATTGTTGAGGTCACGGCAGATGGCATCGTTGACTTCCATGGAACGTACGATGAATATTTGGCAAAAACCAACGCTTAA
- a CDS encoding MOSC domain-containing protein: MVYSLSDLVIYPIKSIHGIHKQQAQVGFSGLEDDRCLVLVKPNGDVITGRKYPELTRIQASKNTQNQWLLKHPDHSQILTLDATMLTEEYRLVTIWNNAIQAQSLVPEVDQWFSELLGETIHLAFFGQESKRHTNRRPNSPVAFADGYPFLLTTEASLEELNRSCPESIQMAQFRPNMVVKGGKAFEEDTWKRIRIGEVEFENVQPCVRCIFATLNPDTGIRSRKGEPLKTLGKFRLLKNEGITFGLNLIALNTGLIQQGDEVEILEYQEADQYIDKR; this comes from the coding sequence ATGGTCTACTCTCTCTCAGATCTTGTCATTTACCCGATAAAATCCATCCATGGTATCCATAAACAACAAGCTCAAGTGGGTTTTTCTGGTCTAGAAGACGATCGATGCTTGGTATTGGTAAAACCAAATGGCGATGTCATCACAGGACGCAAATACCCTGAGCTAACCCGCATTCAAGCGTCTAAAAACACTCAAAATCAATGGCTCTTAAAGCATCCAGATCATAGTCAAATCCTCACTCTCGATGCCACTATGCTCACAGAAGAGTATCGTTTGGTAACAATATGGAATAATGCGATACAAGCACAGTCCTTGGTCCCTGAAGTAGACCAATGGTTTAGCGAATTACTTGGTGAAACAATACATTTAGCTTTTTTTGGACAAGAATCCAAACGCCACACGAATCGCCGCCCTAATTCTCCTGTTGCTTTTGCAGATGGTTACCCGTTTCTATTAACCACAGAAGCGTCTTTAGAAGAACTAAATCGTTCATGCCCTGAGTCAATTCAAATGGCGCAATTTCGTCCTAACATGGTGGTTAAAGGTGGCAAAGCCTTTGAGGAAGATACCTGGAAGCGCATTCGGATTGGCGAAGTGGAATTTGAGAATGTGCAGCCTTGCGTAAGATGCATTTTTGCCACACTTAACCCAGATACAGGTATCCGCAGCCGCAAGGGCGAACCACTGAAAACCTTAGGTAAATTTCGATTATTAAAAAATGAAGGCATTACCTTTGGTCTTAATCTCATTGCCTTGAATACGGGCCTTATTCAACAGGGCGACGAAGTTGAGATCCTAGAATATCAAGAAGCCGATCAATATATTGATAAACGTTAG
- a CDS encoding type III PLP-dependent enzyme — MSIDVNEFYTPERFARLKAFADEKDTPFVVIDTEIINEAYTELSKGFPVADIFYAIKANPAPQILELLRDRGSNFDVASRYELDKLFAIGGISPDRVSYGNTIKKAKDVRYFYEKGVRMFATDSEADLRNIAKAAPGSKIYVRILTEGTVTADWPLSRKFGCRPDMAMDLLILAKELGLEPYGVSFHVGSQQRDIGAWDAAIASVKVIFERLKEEDGIVLQMINMGGGFPANYISKTNELSVYAEEITRFLEEDFGEDIPRIILEPGRSLISNAGILVSEVVLISRKSHTALNRWVFTDVGKFSGLIETLDESIKYPIHVEKGGELEEVIIAGPTCDSADIMYENYKYGLPLNLAIGDRMYWLSTGAYTTTYSAIEFNGFPPLESYYL; from the coding sequence ATGTCTATTGACGTTAATGAATTCTACACCCCGGAACGCTTCGCACGACTGAAGGCGTTTGCTGATGAAAAAGACACCCCTTTTGTTGTCATTGATACTGAAATCATTAATGAAGCTTACACCGAATTAAGCAAAGGCTTTCCAGTGGCGGATATCTTTTATGCTATTAAAGCCAATCCAGCCCCACAAATTTTAGAACTGCTCAGAGATCGCGGCTCAAACTTTGACGTAGCCTCTCGCTATGAGCTAGACAAACTGTTCGCGATCGGTGGCATTTCTCCTGATCGCGTGAGTTATGGCAACACCATCAAAAAAGCCAAAGACGTACGCTACTTCTATGAAAAAGGTGTGCGCATGTTCGCGACCGATTCAGAAGCGGATTTGCGAAACATCGCTAAAGCTGCACCTGGCTCTAAAATCTATGTGCGGATTTTAACGGAAGGCACTGTAACAGCCGATTGGCCGCTGTCACGTAAATTCGGTTGCCGCCCAGACATGGCAATGGATTTATTAATTCTGGCAAAAGAACTTGGCTTGGAACCCTATGGTGTGTCTTTCCATGTTGGCTCACAGCAACGTGATATTGGCGCATGGGACGCCGCTATTGCCAGTGTGAAGGTGATTTTTGAACGCCTTAAAGAAGAAGATGGTATTGTTCTTCAAATGATCAATATGGGGGGCGGTTTTCCAGCGAACTACATCTCTAAGACAAACGAGCTATCCGTTTACGCTGAAGAAATCACTCGCTTTTTAGAAGAAGATTTTGGTGAAGACATTCCTCGCATCATACTCGAACCTGGTCGCTCACTGATTTCAAATGCCGGCATTCTGGTCAGTGAAGTGGTGCTGATATCCCGAAAATCTCACACCGCACTTAATCGCTGGGTGTTTACTGATGTGGGTAAATTTTCAGGTTTGATTGAAACCTTAGATGAATCCATCAAATACCCCATTCACGTGGAAAAAGGTGGCGAATTGGAAGAAGTGATCATCGCTGGCCCTACTTGCGACAGTGCTGATATCATGTATGAGAACTATAAATATGGCTTGCCATTAAATTTGGCCATTGGGGATCGCATGTATTGGCTTTCAACGGGAGCTTATACCACCACTTACAGTGCGATTGAATTTAATGGCTTCCCGCCATTAGAATCCTACTATTTATAA
- a CDS encoding cyclic nucleotide-binding domain-containing protein: protein MQTVLANEAVYDISPTELKKGSIFGALSDSGIQYLLDKGVIHKVGVGEEIFSYGGKGNSFHTVLHGNLDFFKQHGNKQTRTRTIKFGEAIGFVSMIALHERVGNLRANEDSLLLEISSQLFSDFHDDFPFDFGILLMNLSRDMARTIRVLSNALVENDVVVMK from the coding sequence ATGCAAACCGTCTTAGCAAACGAAGCAGTATATGACATATCACCAACTGAATTAAAAAAAGGCTCCATCTTTGGCGCCCTATCCGATTCAGGCATTCAATATCTATTGGACAAGGGTGTTATTCATAAAGTGGGTGTGGGTGAAGAAATCTTTTCTTATGGCGGTAAAGGCAATAGCTTTCACACTGTTCTACATGGAAATTTGGATTTCTTTAAACAACATGGTAACAAACAAACCCGTACACGTACCATTAAGTTCGGAGAAGCCATTGGCTTTGTGTCAATGATTGCATTACATGAACGAGTGGGAAACTTACGTGCCAATGAAGACAGCCTATTATTGGAAATATCAAGCCAGTTATTTAGTGACTTCCATGACGACTTTCCTTTCGATTTTGGCATCTTATTGATGAATCTTTCTCGGGATATGGCCCGAACTATTAGGGTATTGAGTAATGCCCTGGTTGAAAATGATGTAGTGGTGATGAAATAA
- a CDS encoding YeeE/YedE family protein, which translates to MENLTYPIAGGLLIGLTTSFYLLTAGRVIGISGILAQLLFNKGRLLPLLFILGLIIGGSAYGTLIQPSTPLPEMRNPLLLIISGLLVGYGTRLGGGCTSGHGVCGISRLSIRSIVATLVFMAMAILTVAITY; encoded by the coding sequence ATGGAAAATTTAACATACCCAATAGCGGGTGGCTTACTGATTGGGCTTACCACCAGCTTTTACCTTCTCACAGCAGGCCGTGTGATTGGAATAAGCGGGATTCTAGCACAGCTATTATTTAATAAAGGTCGACTTCTACCCTTATTGTTTATCTTAGGATTAATTATAGGTGGCAGTGCTTATGGCACACTCATTCAACCAAGCACGCCTTTGCCTGAAATGAGAAACCCGCTCTTGCTAATTATATCTGGTTTATTAGTTGGTTACGGTACACGCTTGGGCGGTGGTTGCACGAGTGGCCACGGGGTCTGCGGCATTTCTCGTTTATCCATTCGTTCAATCGTTGCGACACTGGTGTTTATGGCAATGGCCATTCTGACCGTCGCCATAACGTATTAG
- a CDS encoding TerB family tellurite resistance protein: MLNLLKSLFSMPIDSEEQISYQKAVAALLMEVMLADHHVAPEEEKEIKRILNEVSDLGDDIALIYEEARKGVDEANDLYQFTKVINDHASLEQKMQLLKGLWHVALSDGDLDAHEDHRIRRISELLFMPHSEFIQTKLAVQKELKQ; encoded by the coding sequence ATGTTAAATCTTTTAAAAAGCCTTTTTAGTATGCCAATTGACTCGGAAGAACAAATATCCTATCAAAAGGCAGTGGCGGCATTATTAATGGAAGTGATGTTGGCAGATCATCATGTGGCCCCTGAAGAAGAAAAAGAAATTAAACGCATTTTAAATGAAGTCAGTGATCTTGGTGATGACATAGCGTTAATATATGAAGAGGCTCGTAAAGGCGTCGATGAGGCCAATGATCTGTATCAATTTACCAAAGTGATCAATGATCATGCATCGTTAGAGCAAAAAATGCAGCTATTAAAGGGGCTTTGGCATGTGGCTTTGTCTGATGGAGATCTTGATGCCCATGAAGATCATAGAATACGCCGTATTAGCGAATTACTTTTTATGCCGCATTCAGAATTTATACAGACTAAGTTGGCTGTGCAGAAAGAGTTGAAGCAATAG
- a CDS encoding RidA family protein: protein MSAIERLEVGQRMSRIVKHNGTIYLCGQVAADANADITEQTQTMLDKVEALLRQAGSDKEHILSATVYIRDMKDFAAMNAVWDAWVAEGHAPARACVEARMARPELLVEVSVVAAEK, encoded by the coding sequence ATGTCTGCAATTGAGCGTTTAGAAGTAGGTCAACGAATGAGTCGTATCGTTAAACACAATGGAACCATTTATCTTTGCGGGCAAGTGGCAGCGGATGCCAATGCAGACATTACGGAACAGACCCAAACCATGCTGGATAAAGTCGAGGCGTTATTACGACAAGCAGGGTCAGATAAAGAGCATATCTTATCAGCGACTGTGTATATCCGTGATATGAAGGATTTTGCTGCAATGAATGCGGTTTGGGATGCTTGGGTGGCGGAAGGTCATGCTCCTGCCCGTGCTTGTGTTGAAGCCAGAATGGCTCGTCCTGAGTTATTGGTAGAAGTCTCTGTGGTTGCAGCGGAAAAATAA